From Faecalicatena sp. Marseille-Q4148:
AAACAGGTATTGTACGAGCTGTCAGTTCTTTCTTTTTTTATTTATTTTGCTTCCCAACGTCCACTGGCACCGCAAGGGAGAACGAGGCCGTTAGAAGAAACCGGAAGTCCGATCTCCTGAGAGGTAACAGTGCCATGAAATCTTTTTAATTCGGTTGCAAGCATATAAGTCAGGACAGCCGGAGCAAGTCCTGTTGTGTAAGAGTTAATTAGAAAGAATAAAGGCTCATCGGAAAGAATCTTTGTGCAAAGCTTTACGAGAGGATGAATTGCATCCTCAATCTTCCAGATTTCACCTTTTGGACCGCGGCCGTAAGAAGGCGGATCCATGATGATAGCGTCATAATGATTGCCGCGGCGGATCTCACGCTCTACAAACTTCACACAGTCATCTACAAGCCATCGGATTGGAGCGTCAGACAAACCGGAAGAGGCGGCATTTTCTTTTGCCCATCCAACCATACCTTTTGAGGCATCCACATGTGTTACATGAGCGCCGGCCTTTGCTGCGGCTAAAGTTGCGCCGCCGGTATAGGCGAAAAGATTAAGTACTTTAACAGGACGTCCGGCGTTTCGGATCTTTTCAGAGAACCAGTCCCAGTTTGTCGCCTGTTCCGGGAATAGTCCGGTATGTTTAAAACTGAATGGTTTCAGGTTAAATGTCAGTTCTTTATAGTGAATCTGCCACTGCTGAGGAAGATCAAAGAATTCCCATTCGCCGCCGCCTTTCTGACTGCGGTGATAATGGCCGTTCATGTGCTTCCAACGGCGGTCTGTCTTTGGAGTATCCCAGATGACTTGCGGATCTGGGCGGACGAGAATATAATCGCCCCAGCGTTCTAATTTTTCACCTTTGGAAGAATCAATCACTTCGTAGTCCTTCCATCCGTCTGCTATCCACATAATTTATAATTCCTTTCTGTAAAACATCTTGTAAATTCATTTCTTTAATCGTTTCATTATAGCAATTTTTGCAGAAAAAAACAATTCCTCGTGCAGAAATCCCTTGAAATTGCTTCTTGAGAAACAAAAAGAGAAATGGAATGAATGTCAAAGATATGAGAAACGTGTGCAGCTTTATCTGGAAGGGAAACATCAATGGGATACAAAAACCGCTGTGATTATGGTCGTGAGGGGAGAAAAAACTTGATTTTCCCATAATATCCTGCTACACTTAAAAATATGCAGTTATAGATAAATCATATATATATATTATAAAAACCTATAACCGGACTTGTTTACCTAATACCCAAACAATGATAGAATATGTCTATAAGTGTAAAAGCTTTTTACGAATGAAAGGTGGGTAATTTATGATTACAGTAAATGCGATCGGAGATAACTGTCCGATTCCGGTAATTAAAACAAAAAAAGCAATGCAGGCGCTGACAGGACCTGAGACAATTGAAGTATTGGTTGATAATGAAATAGCAGTACAGAATGTAACGAAGATGGCTACAGCAAGCGGCGGAAAAGTGACATCAGAAAAAGTTGCAGAGAAAGAATTCAAAGTAACAATTGAGATGGAAGGCGCTCCGGCAGTTGAGGGCGAGGAAGAAGCTGTATGTACACCGGACAGAAGAGAAAATACGGTTGTTGTGATTTCTTCTGACAGAATGGGAAGCGGTAATGATGAGCTTGGTAAAGTACTGATCAAAGGATTTATCTTTGCAGTAACACAGCTTGATAAGCTTCCTAAGACAATGCTGTTTTACAATGGAGGCGCAACATTGACTGCAGAAGGTTCTGATTCTCTGGAAGACTTGAAGCATTTAGAGGCACAGGGCGTAGAGATTCTGACATGCGGTACATGTTTGAATTATTATGGAATGACAGACAAACTTCAGGTTGGATCTGTGACGAATATGTATTCAATTGTAGAGAAGATGGCCGGAGCAGACAAGATCATTCAGCCATAAGAGAATTCGCTAGATTTTATAGAAGTGAACGTCAGCGTCGGTTTACCGTTGTATTCCGGCGCTGTTTTGCGAAAAAGAATTTGTGAAGGAGAGAGAGTTATGATTCGCGATGTAAAATTAACACATATGACAAAAACAGCAGGATGAGCTGCGAAAGTAGGTCCTGAAACCCTTGCCCAGGTTCTGGGTAAGCTGCCTAAATTTGAAGATGAAAATCTTCTTGTTGGAATTGAAACTTCGGATGATGCGGCAATCTATAAAGTAACAGATGATATCGCGATGATTCAGACGGTTGACTTCTTTACTCCAATTGTGGATGATCCATATATGTTCGGACAGATTGCAGCAGCCAATTCCTTAAGTGATGTCTATGCCATGGGAGGAGTTCCGAAGGTGGCTTTGAATATTGTCGGCTTTCCGAATTGTCTTGACCCTTCTATTCTGGGAGATATTTTAAAAGGAGGCGCCGACAAAGTAAAAGAAGCAGGCGCTGTGCTTGTAGGCGGACATACGATTCAGGATGATGAACCGAAATACGGTCTTTGTGTATCCGGTTTTGTTCATCCGAAAAAAATCTTCAAGAATTACGGCTGCCGGCCGGGAGATGTGTTAATTCTGACAAAGCAGATCGGAAACGGAGTTGTGAACACAGCGATCAAAGCTGAGATGGCTTCTGACCGTGCAATCCGGGAAGCTGAGATTGTCATGTCTTCCCTGAATAGAAAAGCAAAAGAAGTTGTGGATAAATATCATGTGAATGCATGTACAGATATTACAGGATTCGGACTTCTCGGACACTGTGCGGAGATGGCGGTACCAAGTCATGTAACATTTGAACTCCATGTCAAAGATATCGCTTATTTTGAAGATGCGATTTCTTATGCGAAGATGGGACTTGTGCCGGAGGGAGCTTATAAAAACCGTAAACATGCAGGCTCTCATATTGATGTTGGAACAGTGGAAGAGCATTATATTGATCTGCTTTACGATCCGCAGACATCGGGAGGATTGCTGTTAAGTGTTCCAAAAGAAGAGGCAGATGCAGTGATGGAAGATTTTGAGAAAAAGCATATGGATACAAAAGTATCTATCATAGGACAGGTACTAGAAGAAGAGACAAACGGAAAGAATATTCGTTTAGTATAAGAAAAGAAAGAGTTGGAGAAGGGAATGAACAAAAACTTATTATACCGCAATATCCCTAAAGTGGATGTGTTATTAGAAGAAGAAAAGATACAGGAACTGATTGAACGTTACAGTTATGATACGGTAATTGAAGCTATTCGTCAGGAGCTTGACAGCCTGCGGGCATTTATTGGTAAATGTGAGTCAGAAGACGAAGCAAATCACAGATTATCTGTATTGCGGGAGCGGATAGCAGAAAATGTTGCCAGAATGCATCGACCGAATATGCGCAGTGTAGTAAATGCTACAGGGACGATTCTGCATACCAATCTTGGACGTGCGCCAATCGGAGAAAAACACATGAAACATGTGTTTGAGATTGCTACAGGATATTCCAATCTGGAATACAGTCTGGAAGAAGGCAAAAGAGGAGAGCGCTATTCTCACTTTGAGAAGCTGCTCTGTAAGCTGACAGGAGCGGAAGCAGCTATGGCTGTGAATAATAATGCGTCTTCGGTGCTGCTGATTTTAAGTACATTGGGAAAAGGCGGAGAAGTAGTTGTTTCCCGTGGAGAACTCGTGGAAATTGGTGGAAAATTCCGGGTTCCGGATGTAATGGAACAAAGCGGTGCGACACTTGTGGAAGTCGGTACTACGAATAAAACACATTATTCCGATTATGAAAATGCAATTACGGAAGAAACAAAAGCTCTTCTGAAAGTGCATACAAGTAACTATCGGATCGTTGGTTTTACAGAGAACGTATCAATTGCAGAGATGTCCGAAATTGCGAAAGCCCATGATCTTCCGTTAATTGAAGATATTGGAAGCGGAGTGCTTGTGGATCTGAGTAAATATGGTTTGACATATGAGCCGACAGTACAGGATTCTCTGAAGAATGGGGCGGATATTGTTTGCTTTAGTGGGGATAAGCTTCTTGGCGGACCGCAGGCAGGAATTATTGTAGGAAAGAAGAAATACATTGATCAGATGAAGAAGAACCAGCTAACAAGAGCGCTTCGAATCGATAAGTTTACGGCAGCTACACTGGAAGTTGTTCTTCAGGAATATCTCTCTGAAGAGAAAGCAATTAAAAATATTCCGGTACTTCGAATGATGACAGAGTCATTTGAAGATGTGGCGAAACGGGCACGCGGATTGAAACGGATGCTGCAGAATGCAGGAATTGACGCTGTGATTGAGACGGAACACTGTGAGTCACAGATTGGAGGCGGATCCCTTCCGCTAGAACGGATTCCGAGTATGGCGGTAACAATTAAAGCAAATGCGATCACAACAGAAGAACTGGAAGAGCGTATGCGCTGTCTTGAAGTTCCGGTGATCGGGCGTACCTTAAATGATAAAATTCTTTTGGATGCAAGAACGCTTGATGCGAAAGCATGCAAAACAATTGTACAGCAGTTTAAAGAGACGGGAATCTGCAACCGATAGCGGCAGATCAGCGTCTATTACAGATGAGAGGAACGATAAATCAGATGAAGCATATTATTATCGGAACAGCAGGTCATATTGATCATGGAAAGACAACGCTGATTAAAGCGCTGACCGGGCGCAATACAGACCGGTGGGAAGAAGAACAACGAAGAGGAATTACGATTGATCTTGGATTTACTTATTTTGATCTTCCATGCGGGGACAGAGTCGGAATCATTGATGTGCCGGGTCATGAGCGTTTTATTAATAACATGGTAGCCGGTGTTGTTGGGATGGATCTTGTTATGCTTGTTGTAGCAGCGGATGAAGGAATTATGCCGCAGACAAGAGAGCATATGGATATTCTCGGACTGCTTGGAATTGAGAAAAGCATTCTTGTAATTAATAAATGCGATCTTGTAGATGAAGAATGGCTTGAACTTGTAGAAGAAGAGATTAAAGAAGAATTGGAAGGAACATTTCTTGAACATGCTCCGGTTGTGAAGATTTCAGCTGCGACAGGTCAGGGAATCCCGGAACTGATCAGCACGATTGAAGAGCTGACCGCAGATGATGTGACAGAAAAAGATACACAGACGATTCCACGGCTTCCGATTGACCGGGCATTTTCCATATCCGGATTTGGAACAATTATTACAGGAACATTGCTTTCCGGAACGATTGCGAAAGATACATCGCTGATGATGTATCCGATTGGAAAAGAGTGTAAGATCCGCAGTATCCAGGTACATGGACAGGATGTAGATAAATGTTATGCAGGACAGAGAGTTGCCATTAATTTGTCAAATGTAAAGAAATCAGAATTAAAACGTGGATGTGTGCTTGCACCGCCAAACAGTATGAAAAATACAATGATGCTGGATGTAAAAATGAATGTGCTGCCGTCTTCTATGAGAATTCTGACAAATCACAGCCGTCTGCATCTGTTTACAGGAACGAGTGAGATTCTCTGTCGTGCGATTTTGCTCGATCAGGAGGAGTTAGGACCTGGAGAGAGCGGTTATGTGCAGCTTCGTCTGGAAGAAGAAATTGCTGTCAGACGAGGGGATAAATTCGTGGTACGCTTTTATTCACCGATGGAAACAATCGGAGGCGGTATGATACTGGAGCCAAATCCGGAGAAGAAAAAACGTTTCCAGGAAGACGCAATTGAAGAATTAAAGCAGAAAGAATCAGGTTCTTCAGCAGATGTTATTGCGCTTCATGCGAAGCAGCATGGAGATACGATGGTAACGCTCCAGGAGCTGGCAAAACTGACAGCACTTTCCATTGAAGAAGTGACGGAAGATGTTGAGGAATTAAAAGCAGAGGGAACGGTCTATACATTTGCGATGAAGAAAGATATTTATGTATGGCACCGGTCAGATGAAGTAGCGGGAACAGAAAAGATTCTCGGAACACTTGCAGAATATCATAAGAAATATCCGTATCGTCCTGGAATGAAAAAAGCAGAGATCCATATGACATTCTTCAAAAAGATTAAACAGAATGTATTTGATCTTTATATCGATATGTTGGCGGAGCAGGAGACTGTCAGACGTCATCAGGAGTTCTTGAGCCTGCCAACTTTTGAGATTCAAAAGGATGCAACGTATCAGAAAGCAGAGAAAATTATTTGCGATACATTCCAACAGGCAGCATATGATTTTGCAAAATTTTCTGAAATTGATTTCAAAGGAATCGACAGGGGCACTGCCGATGACATTATCATGGGAATGGTAGAGCGTCAGGAAGTAGTGAAACTGGCGGAGGATATGTATACGCTTTCGTCATTTGTGGAAAACGCAAAAGAAAAGATCATTGAGCGTCTGAAGGAAAACGGCGGTGTGATTACAATTGCAGAAGTGCGGGATATGTTTGGTACGAGCCGCAAAAGTGCAAAACCGCTTTTAGAATATATGGACAGCATTAAAGTAACGAAGAAAACCGGTGGAGAAAGTGAGAGGGTGGCATACTAATGAATTTGAAGCAGTTAGAGGCGTTTGTGCAGGTGGCGCAAAGCGGAAGCTTTTCAAAGGCCGCAAAGCAATTGTACCTGACACAGCCGACTGTCAGCGCGCATATTTCTTCTCTGGAGAAAGAGCTGGATGCGAGGCTGTTTGTGAGAAATACAAAGGAAGTAAGCCTTTCCGAAGACGGAAAAACATTATACAATTATGCAAAACAGATTATTGATCTGGAACACAAAATAGAAGAAACGTTCTGTGCAGACCAACAGGAAGAGAAGCAGGAAATTACAATTGCAGCATCGACCATTCCGGCGCAGTATCTTCTTCCGAAGATTCTGGCCAGATTTGTGGAAAAGTATCCGGAAGAGCAATTTCGGATTATTGAGACAGACAGCAGTCAGGTAGTAGAGCAGATTATTAAGCGGAGTGTTGATATCGGCTTTACCGGTACGGTGCTTGAGAAGAAACATTGTAAATATATTCCGTTTTATCGAGATGAACTTGTAGTCATTACTCCAAATACGGAGAAATACCGCAAAATTCAGGAAGAAGAGCAGGATTTCAGGTGGCTGCAAAATGAAGCGTTGATTTTAAGAGAAGAGGGTTCCGGAACGAGAAAAGAGGCGGCTAAACAGTTAAGGCAGCTTGGAATTGAACTGGATAGATTAAATATTGTGGCAAGTATTGGAAATCAGGAAACAATTAAAAAATCTGTACAGAATGGGATTGCGATTTCCATTATTTCCCGTCTTGCTGCGGAAGAAGAAACAAATTCAGGAAAATTATTGAGTTTTCCGATTCCGTCAAAAGATGGAGGAAGGGATCTGAATGTTGTATACAACAGAAACTTTCATTTAACTCATTCAGCGGAACGGTTTATCAAGATTGTAAAAGAAATCTATACAAAGAAAAAATAGGCGATGAGAAAGAAATGCGTTTTATAGTTTTTATCTATAAGGCGCATTTCTTTATTGTTCTTTTCTATTAGACTAAGCTATGGAAAGAGGCTATACTTGAATGGAAGAAGTTATAGAAAATTAATGATATACGAGGGATGAACATGATTTACTTAGATAATGCAGCAACGACGATGCATAAGCCGCAGGCCGTGATAGATGCAGTTGTGCAGGCAATGAACAGTCTTGGAAATGCAGGCCGCGGTGCCAATGAAGCATCGCTGAGTGCAGCCAGAATTATTTATGATACGAGGGACAGGCTGGCACAGCTTTTCCATGCGGAGAATGCAAAAAGAATCGCATTTACATGCAATTCGACAGAGAGTTTGAATATTGCAATTAAAGGAAGTCTCAATCCGGGCGACCATGCTATTACAACAGCGCTGGAGCACAATTCTGTATTGCGGCCATTGTATGAGATGCAAGAGCAGGGCGTGGAATTAACTGTGATCGAGAGTGATAAAAGAGGACGCATCTGTTACGAAGATTTTGAGAAGGCAATCCGTCCGGAGACAAAAGTGATTGTCTGTACCAATGGATCGAATCTGACAGGTAACAGAGTCGATCTTGAGAGAGTCGGAAAGATTGCGGAAGATCATGGCATCCGCTTTATTGTAGATGCATCACAGACTGCAGGAGTATTTGAGATTGATGTACAGAAGATGCACATCGATATTCTTTGCTTTACAGGACATAAAGGACTTCTGGGACCTCAGGGAACAGGCGGAATCTATGTTCGGGAAGGAATTGAACTGCGTCCGCTCAAAAGCGGTGGAAGCGGTGTAGATACATATAATACGCACCATCCTGCAGAGATGCCGACTGCACTTGAGGCAGGGACATTGAACGGACACGGAATTGCCGGATTAGGCGCAGGTGTGAAATATATTATGGATACCGGCATGGAGCATATCCGTGAGACAGAACAGCATTATATGTGGAAGTTTTACAATGGGGTAAAGGATATTCCAGGTGTAAAAATATACGGTGATTTTGAAACAGAGGATCGCTGTCCGATCGTTACTCTGAATATTGCTGATTATGATTCTTCTGAAGTGAGCGATGAGCTCCTTATGACATATGGTATTTCTACAAGACCGGGAGCGCATTGCGCACCGCTTATGCACAAAGCTCTTGGAACAGTAGATCAGGGAGCAGTCAGATTCAGCTTCTCGCATTTTAATACGGAAGAAGAAATTGATGCTGCAATTGCAGCCATCAGAGAATTGGCAGAAGAGGAGTAAGAGGAGGAAATTACAATGAATTTATCTGATTCAAAGAAAAAACTGGCGTTTGCCGGCATTCTTTGCGGTATTGTAGCGGCGGTACTGGCAGTGCTTGGCAATCCTGGAAACATGGCATTTTGTATTGCTTGTTTCATTCGTGATACTGCAGGTGCAATGAAGATGCACAGTGCAGCAGTTGTACAGTATGCAAGACCGGAGACAATCGGTATTGTGCTTGGAGCATTTGCAATTTCTGTTGCAACGAAAGAATATCGTTCATCAGGTGGTTCTTCACCGATGACACGTTTTGTGCTTGGTATGATCATTATGATCGGTTCGTTAGTATTCTTAGGTTGTCCGCTCCGTATGGTAATCCGTATGTCAGCCGGAGATTTGAATGCTTGGGTTGCTCTGATCGGATTTGTCGGCGGTGTTGCGACAGGAGCATTCTTCTTGAAGAAAGGCTTTAGCCTCGGAAGAGCATACGAAACGAATGCAATGAGCGGCGCGGTACTTCCAGTCATCGTGCTTGGAATTCTTGCAGTCAGTGTTGGAACAACTTTATTTGCAGTCAGCGAAAAAGGCCCGGGAAGTATGCATGCTCCGATCATCGCATCATTGATCGGCGGAATTATTTTCGGTGTGCTTGCTCAGAAGTCAAGAATGTGTTTTGCGGGAAGTATCCGTGATATTATTTTAATGAAGAGTTTCGATTTAATTTCAGTGATTGCCGGATTATTTGTGGTAATGCTTGTATTTAATATCGCAACAGGCGGATTCCATCTTGGATTTGCCGGTCAGCCGATCGCACATTCTCAGCATTTATGGAACATTCTCGGTATGTATGCAGTTGGTTTCGCCGCTGTTCTCGCAGGGGGATGTCCGCTTCGTCAGTTAGTACTGGCAGGACAGGGTTCTTCTGATGCAGGAATAACAGTACTTGGACTTTTTATAGGAGCAGCACTGGCACATAATCTGGGACTTGCTTCCGCAGCAGCTTCTGCAGCAACAGCAGATGCACCGGCAGTAGCAGGAGGTCCATCTATCTACGGAAAAGCAGCTGTTATTATTTGTATTGTAGTTTGCTTTATTATTGCGGCAGGTAACAAACGTAAAGCGGCAAAATAAATCCGGGGAGCAGTATATTGAAAGTAAGAAGATAGCTTTTGAATGATGCTTGAAGAGTAATAGGAATTATGGTATTCTGGAAAGGCAGGTAAAATATTATGAAGGAAGTAGATGCAAGAGGTCTTTCTTGTCCGGAACCGTTAATGCTGACAGCAGAAGCGCTGAATAGCACAAAAGGTCCGGTAAAAGTTCTGGTAAGTGAAGCGCACCAGAAAACAAATGTTGAAAAATATGCCAAAGATCACGGCAAGAAAACAACCGTAAGAGAGATCGGTTCTGAATTCGAAATTGTAATTGAGTAGTTATGAGAAAGAAAGAATTAAAACTGGTTGTAACATTCCATACAACGGCAGACGCAATGGCGATGGAAAAAGCATGTAAAGAACACGATGTTCCGGGAAGACTGATTCCGGTTCCGAGAAGTATTTCCGCAGGGTGCGGACTGTCCTGGTGTGCAGATCTTACAGATCGTGAAACAATTCAGGATATGATGAAAAATGTTGGAATTGAAGAAGAAGACATGCACGAATGTATGGTGTAAGAAGAGGTAAAGAGCTATCACTTATGTGGTAGCTCTTTGTAATGTCCAATGTTTTATCAATCCTGTATAGATTTTTTATTGTGATTCCGAAACATTTGGACTATAATAAGACAATAGGATTCATAGTAAGATAAAAAATAAGATAAATAATTACAGGAGTGATATACATATGATAAAGGTTCAGGAATACAGAGGACATATCCGTAACTGGAAAGCATTATGTACAGAGCTGGAAATTGACAGTACACTTTCCAGGGAGAAGAAAGAGGAACAGATTTTAATCAGAGCGTATGAGACATGGGGCTATGAGATGGCAAAGCACCTGTATGGAATGTTTGCGTTTGCCTTATGGGACGACAGAGAAAAGAAGCTGTTCTGTGTAAGAGATCAGTTTGGAACAAAGCCGTTCTATTATTACGAAACGGCAGATGGAAAGCTGCTTTACGGAACGATGATTCGCAGTATTATTGAACAGCCGGGATTTGTGAAAGAATTAAATGAAGAAATGCTGCAGTTGTATTTGAGTCTGACATATGTTGCTGGAGAGAATACATTTTTCAGAGGACTGAAGAAACTGCTGCCGGGACGTTATCTTGTATGGCAGGAAGGAAGATTGACAGTTGAGCGTTACTGGAAACCGGAATTTCATCCGGATGAGAGTAAGACACTGGAAGAATGGGCAGATGAGATCCACGATACAGTGAAAGAGGTAATGGCTGAAGTCAAGACAGAAGATGAGACAGCAGAATCATTTCTGTCAGGCGGTGTAGATTCTTCTTATGTCCTTGCAATGTCCGATGCCGAAACCGCGGATACATGCGGATATGAAGAAGAGCGGTTTGATGAATCTGTACTTGCAGTAGAGACGGCAAAACTGCTTGGAAAGAACATTGAGCGCTCAGTGATTACACCGGAGCAGTATTTTGCAATTGTACCGTATGTAATGTATAATATGGAGCAGCCGCTTGGAGATGCATCGGCAATCGTATTTGCGCTTGGATGTCAGGCAACAGCAAAACATACAAAGCTGTGTTACTCAGGAGAAGGTGCGGATGAATTTTTCGGTGGTTATAATATGTACCGCAATGCAGAACGCTATGGGGAGAATTTAAAGACGTTCTATGTTGGCAATACAAACATCATGAAAGAAGAAGAGAAGAAAAAGATTCTGAAGAAATACGATCCGGATGTTCTTCCGATTGAACTTGCGGCAGGTATTTATGAAGAAACAGAAGGACTGGATCCTCTTACGAAAATGTCAGATGTAGATATTCAGATCTGGCTGGAGGGAGATATTTATCTGAATGTGGATAAGATGAGTGAGGCAGCAGGGCTCGAAATCAGGATGCCGCTCACAGATCTTCGAATCTTTGATATCGCATCAAGAATGCCGTCAAGATATAAAGTCAACGAAGAACAGAATAAAGTTGCACTCCGCACTGCCGCAAGAAAAGTGCTTCCGGAGGAAATCGCATTCCGCAAGAAGCTTGGCTTTATCGTACCAATCAGAATCTGGATGGCAGATGACCGCTACAATCAGGATGTGCGCGAGAAATTCCACAGCGAGATGGCGGCAAAATTCTTCAATCTTGATGAGATCAATGCGATCTTTGATGATTATGTTGGCGGAAATTCGGATAACTGGAGAAAAGTGTGGACAATTTATACATTCCTTGTGTGGTATGAGGAATACTTTGTAAAACGTTAAAATGTAATGTAAATAAAAGGAAATCGTATTTGGCAACACCCACTAAGAAAGTTTTTTTGGGTAAGTACGGTGTAACTTAGTAAAATGGGTTACACCGTATTTTTTTGTCCTAATGCTATGAAACGGAATTCCTGCCGATTTGCCCGTATTTCTTCCATTTTTCCCTTTTGTCTCTGACAAGACTGAACTGTTACAATATTTTTTCGGAGGATGGGAAAGACTATTTAATTTTAAATGGAACTTAATTGATATTCTAATTACTTTTAGCGTACAATTTTAAAATAATGTCTACATATAGTTGTTTTTCTTTTCGAAACTATATGATATAATAATTGTGTATATTATTTATTTCTAGTGTGCGGAAAGTTGGTGTCTGTTTGAGTAAAAAAGAAATTTTAAAAACGGTAATTGAAAATAACGGCGGCATTGCAAAAACTTCAGATTTTGCTGCTAATGGGATAAATAAATACGAGGTAGCAGTTTTTTGTAAAGAAGGAATCATTGAAAGAATTCGCAGAGGATTTTATCAGCTTCCCCAAAGTAAAAATATCACAGAAGAACAGCTTATACGGGAACTTCTTCCGCAGGGAATTATTTGTGTGGAGTCTGCTTTGTTTCACTATGGATATAGTGATTTTTCTCCCCGCAAATGGTCGATTGCTGTGCCGAGAACAGCGTCCCGTGCTGTAAAGAACATTGAAGAATTTACGATGAAGGCTTATTATATTCAAAAGGAATTTTTAGACATAGGTAAGTCCACAAGCAATTTTAATGGTGTAATATTACCTGTGTATGACCGTGAGCGAACAATATGCGATTGCTTTAAGTACCGCACAAAACTTGACAACGAAATTTTTAATAAGGCTGTCAATGCCTATGCTGCTGACGAAAAAAAGAAGCTTGCAAATTTGTCTAAATATGCAAAGGAAATGAAGCTTTATACAAAGGTTATGAATGTAATGGAGGTGCTGCTTAATGGCTGATATAGCTGCGTCCGTGTTGGCGCGACTTAAGAATAAAGCTGCTGAAAGTGGAAGAAGTTATCAACTCTGTTTACAGCTCTTTTGCCAAGAGGAATTTTTGCGGCGTTTGGGAAGATCCAAGTATGCTGAGAACCTCGTGTTAAAAGGAGGCCTGTTCCTCTATTCGCTTACTGACTTTGATAGCCGAGTAACAGTTGATGTAGATTTTTTGCTTCGAAAAATACCCAATACACCGGAACAGTTAAAGAGTATACTTGAGGAAATTATTGCAGTTCAAACAGGTAATGCTTTTGTGACCTTTGAGATAAAAGATATTGCACCTATTGCTGTTGCGAAGAAATATGCCGGTATAGGAGTTTCAATGGTCGCTCATATTAAAAATACTCGCACACCTTTTTGTATTGATTTTGGTGTTGGTGATATCATTGTGCCAAAGCAGGAAAAAAGAAAAATCCCTACTCAGCTTGATGATTTTGTTGCACCGACAATTAATACTTATTCCATTGAAACGACTGTTGCTGAAAAAATTGACGCAATCCTCAGCCTGATGGAGTTTTCCAGCCGGATGAAAGACTATTACGATATTTATTATCTTGCTAATAAATTTGATTTTGACGGCAAGATACTGTCTGAAGCTCTTAGGAAAACCTTTGCAAACAGAGAACACAATTTTACGGTGGCACAGTTTGAACAGGTTATGACTTTTGATAGTGATAGCGCTATGCAGAAAAAGTGGAAGGCATTTATCCGTAAGATAGATAC
This genomic window contains:
- a CDS encoding class I SAM-dependent methyltransferase, which produces MWIADGWKDYEVIDSSKGEKLERWGDYILVRPDPQVIWDTPKTDRRWKHMNGHYHRSQKGGGEWEFFDLPQQWQIHYKELTFNLKPFSFKHTGLFPEQATNWDWFSEKIRNAGRPVKVLNLFAYTGGATLAAAKAGAHVTHVDASKGMVGWAKENAASSGLSDAPIRWLVDDCVKFVEREIRRGNHYDAIIMDPPSYGRGPKGEIWKIEDAIHPLVKLCTKILSDEPLFFLINSYTTGLAPAVLTYMLATELKRFHGTVTSQEIGLPVSSNGLVLPCGASGRWEAK
- the yedF gene encoding sulfurtransferase-like selenium metabolism protein YedF → MITVNAIGDNCPIPVIKTKKAMQALTGPETIEVLVDNEIAVQNVTKMATASGGKVTSEKVAEKEFKVTIEMEGAPAVEGEEEAVCTPDRRENTVVVISSDRMGSGNDELGKVLIKGFIFAVTQLDKLPKTMLFYNGGATLTAEGSDSLEDLKHLEAQGVEILTCGTCLNYYGMTDKLQVGSVTNMYSIVEKMAGADKIIQP
- the selD gene encoding selenide, water dikinase SelD, whose translation is MIRDVKLTHMTKTAGUAAKVGPETLAQVLGKLPKFEDENLLVGIETSDDAAIYKVTDDIAMIQTVDFFTPIVDDPYMFGQIAAANSLSDVYAMGGVPKVALNIVGFPNCLDPSILGDILKGGADKVKEAGAVLVGGHTIQDDEPKYGLCVSGFVHPKKIFKNYGCRPGDVLILTKQIGNGVVNTAIKAEMASDRAIREAEIVMSSLNRKAKEVVDKYHVNACTDITGFGLLGHCAEMAVPSHVTFELHVKDIAYFEDAISYAKMGLVPEGAYKNRKHAGSHIDVGTVEEHYIDLLYDPQTSGGLLLSVPKEEADAVMEDFEKKHMDTKVSIIGQVLEEETNGKNIRLV
- the selA gene encoding L-seryl-tRNA(Sec) selenium transferase is translated as MNKNLLYRNIPKVDVLLEEEKIQELIERYSYDTVIEAIRQELDSLRAFIGKCESEDEANHRLSVLRERIAENVARMHRPNMRSVVNATGTILHTNLGRAPIGEKHMKHVFEIATGYSNLEYSLEEGKRGERYSHFEKLLCKLTGAEAAMAVNNNASSVLLILSTLGKGGEVVVSRGELVEIGGKFRVPDVMEQSGATLVEVGTTNKTHYSDYENAITEETKALLKVHTSNYRIVGFTENVSIAEMSEIAKAHDLPLIEDIGSGVLVDLSKYGLTYEPTVQDSLKNGADIVCFSGDKLLGGPQAGIIVGKKKYIDQMKKNQLTRALRIDKFTAATLEVVLQEYLSEEKAIKNIPVLRMMTESFEDVAKRARGLKRMLQNAGIDAVIETEHCESQIGGGSLPLERIPSMAVTIKANAITTEELEERMRCLEVPVIGRTLNDKILLDARTLDAKACKTIVQQFKETGICNR
- the selB gene encoding selenocysteine-specific translation elongation factor; the protein is MKHIIIGTAGHIDHGKTTLIKALTGRNTDRWEEEQRRGITIDLGFTYFDLPCGDRVGIIDVPGHERFINNMVAGVVGMDLVMLVVAADEGIMPQTREHMDILGLLGIEKSILVINKCDLVDEEWLELVEEEIKEELEGTFLEHAPVVKISAATGQGIPELISTIEELTADDVTEKDTQTIPRLPIDRAFSISGFGTIITGTLLSGTIAKDTSLMMYPIGKECKIRSIQVHGQDVDKCYAGQRVAINLSNVKKSELKRGCVLAPPNSMKNTMMLDVKMNVLPSSMRILTNHSRLHLFTGTSEILCRAILLDQEELGPGESGYVQLRLEEEIAVRRGDKFVVRFYSPMETIGGGMILEPNPEKKKRFQEDAIEELKQKESGSSADVIALHAKQHGDTMVTLQELAKLTALSIEEVTEDVEELKAEGTVYTFAMKKDIYVWHRSDEVAGTEKILGTLAEYHKKYPYRPGMKKAEIHMTFFKKIKQNVFDLYIDMLAEQETVRRHQEFLSLPTFEIQKDATYQKAEKIICDTFQQAAYDFAKFSEIDFKGIDRGTADDIIMGMVERQEVVKLAEDMYTLSSFVENAKEKIIERLKENGGVITIAEVRDMFGTSRKSAKPLLEYMDSIKVTKKTGGESERVAY